The Bernardetia sp. genome window below encodes:
- the sucC gene encoding ADP-forming succinate--CoA ligase subunit beta produces the protein MNIHEYQGKELLKKYGVTIQEGIVVDSADKAVDASKELREQTGTDWIVVKAQIHAGGRGKGKIVGTDYNGVMLGKTPQDAADKAKQLLGNVLVTHQTGEEGKKVNKVLLAQDVYYPGETEHKEFYVAVLLDRDKNCNVIMASKEGGMDIEEVAENNPDAIIKEWIDPKLGLQSFQAQKVAFKLGLQGKALKEMTKFIKSLYAAYIGVDASQVEINPAFKTSDDRVLAVDSKINLDDNAFFRHRELAELRDESEESPLEVEASKFGLNYVKLDGNVGCMVNGAGLAMATMDMIKLAGGEPANFLDVGGGASAETVEKGFRIILQDPNVKAILINIFGGIVRCDRVANGVVEAYKNIGEINVPIIVRLQGTNAEEGAKIIQESGLNVISAIVLKEAADKVKEVLAN, from the coding sequence ATGAACATTCACGAGTATCAAGGTAAAGAATTACTCAAAAAATACGGTGTTACAATTCAAGAAGGAATTGTAGTAGATTCTGCTGATAAGGCAGTCGACGCTTCTAAAGAACTTAGAGAACAAACTGGCACAGACTGGATTGTTGTAAAAGCTCAAATTCACGCTGGTGGTCGTGGAAAAGGCAAAATTGTAGGTACAGATTACAATGGCGTTATGCTTGGCAAAACTCCTCAAGATGCTGCTGACAAGGCAAAACAACTTTTAGGCAATGTTTTGGTAACGCACCAAACAGGCGAAGAAGGCAAGAAAGTAAACAAAGTTTTGCTCGCTCAAGACGTGTATTACCCAGGTGAGACAGAACACAAAGAGTTTTATGTAGCTGTTCTTTTAGACAGAGACAAAAACTGTAACGTAATTATGGCAAGCAAAGAGGGTGGAATGGACATTGAAGAAGTAGCAGAAAACAATCCTGATGCTATCATCAAAGAATGGATTGACCCAAAACTAGGTTTACAGAGCTTCCAAGCACAAAAAGTAGCCTTTAAACTAGGTTTGCAAGGAAAAGCTCTCAAAGAAATGACAAAGTTTATCAAGTCTTTGTATGCTGCTTATATTGGTGTAGATGCTTCTCAAGTGGAAATCAACCCAGCATTTAAAACTTCTGACGACAGAGTATTGGCAGTAGATTCAAAAATCAATTTGGATGACAATGCTTTCTTCCGTCATAGAGAATTGGCAGAACTTAGAGATGAGTCTGAGGAATCTCCATTGGAAGTAGAGGCAAGTAAATTTGGCTTGAATTACGTAAAACTTGACGGAAACGTTGGTTGTATGGTAAACGGAGCTGGTCTTGCAATGGCTACTATGGATATGATTAAACTTGCTGGTGGTGAGCCTGCCAACTTCCTAGATGTTGGAGGAGGAGCTTCTGCCGAAACAGTAGAGAAAGGTTTCCGTATTATCCTTCAAGACCCTAACGTAAAGGCGATTCTTATTAATATTTTTGGTGGTATTGTTCGTTGTGATAGAGTAGCCAACGGAGTAGTAGAAGCCTACAAAAATATTGGTGAGATTAATGTTCCAATTATTGTTCGTCTGCAAGGAACAAATGCAGAAGAAGGAGCTAAAATTATCCAAGAATCTGGCTTAAACGTAATTTCAGCTATCGTACTCAAAGAAGCTGCTGATAAAGTAAAAGAAGTATTGGCTAACTAA
- a CDS encoding restriction endonuclease translates to MTDWKKYEKELFTKYSNEYPNHIITIDDKIVGQFSKIKRQVDISIKKDVAGYKVLGVIECKYYNKKVDVKIVDAFIGFLEDVKANFGIIITNQGFSTAAKNRAEVKGIELIIHKFKSVDNLINDVDLFFNQRINELKLEEQEFIRRVKEYTGYIDSSKIDFDNRVIYYREGFANTEYYAWKKLMQQTLRVFRDFPTIEKIEIYIPATKEYIENSNLIHEKRIYTSKIHLKDFEKYMDVKFEFLKKDIKNWRKFFDSIKINNKTFVTEFAKKYVSSELIEKL, encoded by the coding sequence ATGACTGACTGGAAAAAATACGAAAAAGAATTATTTACAAAATATTCTAACGAGTACCCTAACCATATTATCACGATTGATGATAAAATAGTAGGACAATTTAGTAAAATAAAAAGGCAGGTAGATATTTCTATAAAAAAAGATGTTGCAGGATATAAAGTATTAGGAGTAATAGAATGTAAATACTATAATAAAAAAGTAGATGTAAAAATTGTGGATGCCTTCATTGGTTTCTTGGAAGATGTAAAAGCTAACTTTGGAATTATAATTACAAACCAAGGGTTTTCTACTGCTGCTAAAAATAGAGCAGAAGTTAAAGGCATAGAATTAATTATACACAAATTTAAAAGTGTAGATAACTTGATAAACGATGTTGATTTATTTTTCAATCAAAGAATAAATGAATTAAAACTGGAAGAACAAGAATTTATTAGAAGAGTAAAGGAATATACTGGCTATATAGATAGCTCTAAAATAGATTTTGATAATAGAGTAATTTATTATAGAGAAGGATTTGCAAATACAGAATATTATGCTTGGAAAAAATTAATGCAACAAACATTAAGAGTATTTAGAGATTTCCCAACAATAGAAAAAATAGAAATTTATATTCCTGCCACTAAAGAATATATAGAAAATTCTAATTTAATACATGAAAAAAGAATATACACAAGCAAAATACACTTGAAAGATTTTGAAAAATATATGGATGTAAAGTTTGAATTTTTGAAAAAAGATATTAAAAACTGGAGAAAGTTTTTTGATAGCATAAAAATCAATAATAAAACTTTTGTAACAGAATTTGCAAAAAAATATGTAAGCTCTGAACTTATAGAAAAACTCTAA
- the gcvP gene encoding aminomethyl-transferring glycine dehydrogenase, whose product MKINIFNQTTFESRHNGKIDNSIDEMLNKVNASSIEQLISETVPADIRLKKPLNLPSALTESEFIHTLQKIASKNKVFRSFIGMGYYETLVPNVILRNILENPAWYTAYTPYQAEIAQGRLEALINFQTMVIDLTGMEIANASLLDEATAAAEAMRLLEATKPKSKKKAMKFFVSDKCHPQTLSLLMGRAEPLGIELEIGDITKLDVTDENLFGLLLQYPNTDGHIKNIRSFIEVAKENEVSVAVASDLLALTMLTPPGEMGADVVFGSAQRLGVPMGYGGPHAAFFAINDKDKRFMPGRVIGLSKDAEGNPAYRMALQTREQHIKRERATSNICTAQVLLSVMASMYGVYHGAEGLKNIAQRIHGFAKITHKVVEKLGYEVVYNQYFDTIKINTTTKQAQRIKELAEKNEINLRYFENGNIGISFGERTEYADLETLSAIFARAAHKDSFKEEIAEFAQNIELDWEDAVIRKSDFMTHPVFSLYHTEHEMLRYMKRLENKDLSLVHSMISLGSCTMKLNATTEMIPVTWSEFGQIHPFAPLGQAEGYKELTDNLRNWLCEITGFDDVSLQPNSGAQGEYAGLMAIRGYHVANGDTHRNIAIIPSSAHGTNPASAVMAGMKVVITKCDENGNIDVDDLKAKVEKHKENLSCLMVTYPSTHGVFEEAIIEICDIIHQNGGRVYMDGANMNAQVGLTSPANIGADVCHLNLHKTFCIPHGGGGPGMGPIGVVKDLAPYLPSHPVVEIRGKIGENGASHPISAAPYGSASILLISYAYIAMMGGDGLTRATERAILNANYIKSLLEEHYPILYVGKNGRCAHEFILDCRGFKKTTGIEVVDIAKRLMDYGFHAPTVSFPVAGTLMIEPTESETKEELDRFAQAMIQIRKEIQEIEDRDSDANDNVLKNAPHTAGRLLADEWNFPYSRQKAVYPLEWVKERKFWVSVSRIDDAYGDRNLVCSCLPVDEYEERELAEVK is encoded by the coding sequence ATGAAAATCAATATCTTCAACCAAACCACCTTTGAGAGTCGCCACAATGGAAAAATAGATAATTCTATTGATGAAATGCTCAATAAAGTAAATGCCTCTTCTATCGAACAGCTTATTTCTGAAACTGTTCCTGCTGATATTCGTCTGAAAAAACCTTTAAATTTACCTTCTGCACTTACAGAAAGTGAATTTATTCATACCCTTCAAAAGATTGCTTCAAAAAATAAGGTATTTCGTTCTTTTATCGGAATGGGATATTATGAAACGCTTGTTCCGAACGTAATTCTAAGAAATATCTTAGAAAATCCAGCTTGGTACACAGCCTATACGCCTTATCAAGCCGAAATTGCACAAGGACGTTTAGAAGCTCTCATCAATTTCCAAACAATGGTTATTGACCTTACAGGGATGGAGATTGCCAATGCCTCGCTTTTAGATGAAGCTACAGCAGCAGCCGAAGCGATGCGTCTTTTGGAAGCTACCAAGCCAAAGTCCAAGAAAAAGGCAATGAAATTTTTTGTTTCTGATAAATGCCACCCACAAACGCTTTCTCTCTTAATGGGACGTGCAGAGCCATTGGGAATAGAGCTAGAAATTGGAGATATTACAAAACTTGATGTTACGGATGAGAATTTGTTTGGGCTTTTACTTCAATATCCAAATACAGATGGTCATATCAAAAATATTCGTTCGTTTATAGAGGTAGCCAAAGAAAATGAAGTTTCAGTAGCTGTTGCTTCCGATCTGTTGGCTCTTACCATGCTTACTCCTCCTGGGGAAATGGGGGCAGATGTTGTTTTTGGTTCAGCACAGCGTTTGGGCGTTCCGATGGGCTACGGAGGACCTCACGCAGCATTTTTTGCCATCAACGACAAAGACAAGCGTTTTATGCCAGGGCGTGTGATTGGTCTTTCAAAAGACGCAGAAGGAAATCCTGCGTATCGTATGGCACTACAAACTCGTGAACAGCATATCAAAAGAGAAAGAGCAACTTCAAATATTTGTACTGCACAAGTTTTACTTTCTGTGATGGCAAGTATGTATGGCGTATATCATGGCGCAGAAGGACTGAAAAATATTGCTCAAAGAATACACGGTTTTGCCAAAATTACTCACAAAGTAGTTGAGAAATTAGGATATGAGGTAGTTTATAATCAGTATTTTGATACCATTAAGATAAATACGACAACGAAGCAAGCACAAAGAATAAAAGAACTTGCTGAAAAAAATGAAATAAACCTCCGTTATTTTGAAAATGGAAATATAGGAATTTCATTTGGCGAACGCACAGAATATGCTGACTTAGAAACACTTTCAGCTATTTTTGCTAGAGCTGCTCACAAAGATTCTTTCAAAGAAGAAATTGCAGAATTTGCCCAAAATATAGAATTAGACTGGGAAGATGCAGTCATCAGAAAATCTGATTTCATGACTCACCCTGTTTTCTCTTTATATCATACTGAACACGAAATGCTTCGCTATATGAAGCGTTTGGAAAATAAAGATTTGTCATTAGTTCATTCTATGATTTCTTTGGGTTCTTGTACGATGAAGCTCAACGCCACAACAGAGATGATTCCTGTAACGTGGTCAGAGTTTGGACAAATTCATCCGTTTGCACCTCTTGGTCAAGCAGAAGGCTACAAAGAACTTACAGATAATCTACGTAACTGGCTTTGCGAAATTACTGGTTTTGATGATGTTTCTCTACAACCTAACTCTGGCGCACAAGGCGAATATGCAGGACTTATGGCAATTCGTGGTTATCATGTTGCTAATGGAGATACACACAGAAACATTGCTATTATTCCATCTTCTGCACACGGAACAAATCCTGCAAGTGCTGTAATGGCAGGAATGAAAGTAGTGATTACAAAGTGTGATGAGAATGGAAATATCGATGTAGATGATTTAAAGGCAAAAGTAGAAAAGCACAAAGAAAACCTATCGTGTTTGATGGTAACGTATCCTTCTACACACGGAGTTTTTGAGGAAGCTATCATAGAAATTTGTGATATTATCCATCAAAATGGTGGACGTGTTTATATGGATGGTGCAAATATGAACGCACAAGTTGGTCTGACTTCCCCTGCAAATATTGGTGCTGATGTTTGTCACTTGAATCTTCACAAAACATTCTGTATTCCTCACGGTGGTGGTGGTCCGGGAATGGGACCTATTGGTGTAGTAAAAGATTTAGCTCCTTATTTGCCTTCGCATCCAGTAGTTGAGATTCGTGGAAAGATTGGAGAAAACGGCGCAAGTCATCCGATTTCGGCAGCTCCTTACGGTAGTGCTTCTATTTTACTTATTTCGTATGCGTATATTGCAATGATGGGAGGCGACGGACTGACAAGAGCCACAGAAAGAGCCATTTTGAATGCTAATTACATCAAATCTTTATTGGAAGAGCATTATCCAATTTTGTATGTAGGTAAGAATGGGCGTTGCGCTCATGAGTTTATTTTGGATTGTAGAGGATTTAAGAAAACAACAGGCATTGAAGTAGTTGATATTGCCAAGCGTTTAATGGATTACGGTTTCCACGCTCCAACAGTTTCCTTCCCAGTAGCAGGAACGCTTATGATTGAACCAACAGAAAGCGAAACGAAAGAAGAACTAGACCGTTTTGCACAAGCAATGATTCAGATTCGTAAAGAAATTCAAGAAATTGAAGATAGAGATTCTGATGCAAACGACAACGTGCTCAAAAATGCTCCTCACACAGCAGGCAGACTTTTGGCAGATGAGTGGAATTTCCCTTACTCTCGTCAGAAGGCAGTTTATCCATTAGAGTGGGTAAAAGAACGCAAGTTTTGGGTATCGGTTAGTCGCATAGATGATGCGTATGGAGATAGAAACTTAGTTTGTAGCTGTCTTCCAGTAGATGAATATGAAGAAAGAGAATTGGCAGAGGTGAAGTAA
- a CDS encoding glycosyltransferase family 4 protein: protein MKIGIVVNSSWNIYNFRAGLIKAFLKHHEVIAIAPNDGYKESLEEMGCIFEAVPMECKGTNPISDAILVKRLVDVYKKHKLDVVLHYTIKPNIYGTIAAKLLKIPSINNVTGLGTVFLREGISSKIAQYLYRFTFRFPKIVFFQNKDDRELFVNKKLINESIARLLPGSGIDTNHFAPKEPTFNFSEGEDKKEFTFLLIARVLYDKGIAEYADAIKLLRSKGIKARFQLLGKIDETKGLGVPRKQIKEWEKEGLLKYLGTTGDVRPLISNADCVVLPSYREGTPRTLLEAACLGKPIITTDVPGCRETVIHNFNGYLCEVKNAYDLSDKMQRMVCLSQDKLDEMGVNSRWLAETKFDQQIIIKKYTEVIDKVRVEEEMKDTSVSNIRFAKMRSRVEKRRLKQQRRIVSNQTEPTNQKTRIPNKAILVES, encoded by the coding sequence ATGAAAATAGGAATTGTAGTCAATTCTTCTTGGAATATATATAACTTTAGAGCAGGGTTAATCAAAGCCTTTTTAAAACATCATGAAGTAATTGCTATTGCTCCCAATGATGGTTATAAAGAATCTTTAGAAGAAATGGGATGTATTTTTGAAGCTGTCCCAATGGAGTGCAAGGGAACAAATCCAATAAGCGATGCTATACTTGTCAAAAGGTTAGTAGATGTTTATAAAAAACACAAACTAGATGTAGTTTTGCATTACACTATAAAACCTAATATTTATGGTACAATAGCTGCCAAACTCCTCAAAATCCCTTCTATTAATAATGTAACAGGTTTAGGAACAGTTTTTTTGAGAGAGGGAATTTCTTCCAAAATTGCTCAATATTTATATCGTTTTACGTTTCGTTTTCCAAAAATCGTATTTTTTCAGAATAAAGATGACAGAGAGTTATTTGTTAATAAAAAACTAATAAACGAGTCTATTGCTCGTCTTTTACCTGGTTCGGGAATAGATACAAACCATTTTGCTCCTAAAGAACCTACCTTCAATTTTTCCGAAGGAGAAGATAAAAAAGAATTTACATTTTTACTCATTGCTAGAGTTCTCTATGATAAAGGAATTGCAGAATATGCTGATGCTATTAAACTTTTGAGAAGCAAAGGAATAAAAGCTCGTTTTCAGCTTTTAGGTAAAATAGACGAAACGAAAGGTTTGGGAGTACCTAGAAAGCAAATCAAAGAGTGGGAAAAAGAAGGTCTTTTGAAATATCTTGGTACAACAGGAGATGTTCGCCCTCTTATCTCAAATGCAGATTGTGTAGTTTTACCTTCTTATAGAGAGGGAACACCAAGAACACTTTTAGAAGCAGCTTGTCTTGGAAAACCAATTATTACTACAGATGTACCAGGGTGTAGAGAAACAGTAATTCATAATTTTAATGGTTACTTGTGTGAAGTGAAAAATGCTTATGATTTATCTGACAAGATGCAAAGAATGGTTTGCCTAAGTCAAGATAAGTTAGATGAGATGGGAGTAAATAGCCGTTGGCTTGCAGAAACCAAATTTGACCAACAGATTATTATTAAGAAATATACAGAAGTAATTGATAAAGTGAGAGTAGAGGAGGAAATGAAAGACACTTCTGTAAGCAACATTCGCTTTGCAAAGATGCGTTCAAGAGTAGAAAAGCGACGTTTGAAACAGCAAAGAAGAATTGTATCTAATCAAACAGAACCAACTAATCAAAAAACTAGGATTCCAAATAAGGCTATTTTAGTGGAATCATAA
- a CDS encoding 3-hydroxybutyrate dehydrogenase — protein MATVLITGSTSGIGLGIAKHFAKAGYNVVFNGLEENGAEIAANVAKEYGVQTMFSDANMLQPEQIQQMINEAKQKFGVIDVLINNAGIQHVAPIDEFPAAKWNAIIGINLSSAFHTSQAVWEGMKKQKFGRIINIASAHGLRASEFKSAYVAAKHGIVGLTKVLGLEGAPYNITANAICPGYVKTPLVEKQIADQAKTHKMSEDEVVEKVMLKKQAVKDFVSIEALAGMALFLASKEASTFTGTAVPIDGGWTAQ, from the coding sequence ATGGCAACAGTACTTATTACAGGAAGCACAAGTGGTATCGGATTAGGCATTGCAAAGCATTTTGCTAAAGCAGGTTATAATGTCGTTTTCAATGGATTAGAAGAAAATGGAGCAGAAATAGCAGCTAATGTAGCAAAAGAATATGGTGTTCAGACTATGTTTTCTGACGCAAATATGCTTCAGCCAGAACAAATACAACAAATGATAAACGAAGCCAAACAGAAATTTGGTGTTATCGATGTTTTGATAAATAATGCAGGAATCCAACATGTTGCACCTATCGATGAATTTCCTGCTGCAAAATGGAATGCTATCATCGGAATAAATTTGAGTTCGGCATTTCATACCTCACAAGCTGTTTGGGAAGGAATGAAAAAACAGAAATTTGGCAGAATTATCAATATTGCTTCTGCTCACGGACTTCGTGCTTCCGAGTTTAAATCAGCTTATGTAGCTGCAAAACACGGCATTGTAGGTCTAACAAAAGTATTAGGGTTAGAAGGAGCGCCTTACAATATTACTGCTAATGCTATCTGCCCTGGATATGTAAAAACGCCTTTAGTAGAAAAACAGATTGCAGACCAAGCCAAGACACATAAAATGAGTGAAGATGAGGTAGTCGAAAAAGTAATGTTGAAAAAACAGGCTGTCAAAGACTTTGTTTCTATTGAAGCTCTAGCAGGAATGGCTTTGTTCTTAGCCTCTAAAGAAGCTAGTACATTTACAGGAACAGCTGTTCCGATTGATGGAGGTTGGACGGCACAGTAA
- a CDS encoding lysophospholipid acyltransferase family protein: MNFYTYWSIFCFILSFTLVYPFLWLALQRKEWHSWNGFLYKVVGKMFYTGIGVKVKSEWEFEPDPNQNYIYAANHTSYLDISAMVMTIPKFSIFMGKAEAGKVPFFGYIFRKAHISVSREKSSSRSQAFEDVKRVLSEGKNFLIYPEGGIFSKNPPDLCPFKDGAFRAAIQTQTPLVPVTILYNWIIFPDKQPFKFSRHDCKLIYHKPIQTANLTMKDVEKIKQQTYQTIDSTLKKYTA; encoded by the coding sequence ATGAATTTTTACACTTACTGGAGTATATTTTGTTTCATACTCTCTTTTACACTTGTTTACCCTTTTCTATGGTTGGCTCTTCAAAGAAAAGAGTGGCACTCTTGGAATGGCTTTTTATACAAAGTAGTTGGCAAAATGTTTTATACAGGAATTGGCGTAAAAGTAAAATCAGAATGGGAATTTGAACCAGACCCTAACCAAAATTATATTTATGCAGCCAATCATACGTCTTACTTAGACATTTCTGCTATGGTAATGACAATTCCTAAATTTAGTATTTTTATGGGAAAAGCTGAAGCAGGAAAAGTTCCTTTTTTTGGTTACATTTTCAGAAAAGCTCATATTTCAGTTAGCCGTGAAAAAAGCTCTAGTCGTTCACAAGCCTTTGAGGATGTAAAAAGAGTATTGAGCGAGGGAAAAAATTTTTTGATTTATCCTGAAGGAGGCATTTTTTCCAAAAACCCACCTGATTTGTGTCCCTTCAAAGATGGTGCTTTTCGTGCTGCCATTCAGACTCAAACTCCTCTTGTTCCTGTAACCATCCTCTACAACTGGATTATTTTTCCAGACAAGCAGCCTTTTAAATTTTCTCGTCATGATTGTAAACTTATTTATCATAAACCCATACAAACAGCAAATTTGACAATGAAGGATGTCGAAAAAATAAAACAACAAACGTATCAAACGATTGATTCTACACTCAAAAAATACACAGCATAG